GCCCGTGCCATGGGTATGCGGCGTATCGATCCGGCTGTCTTCCCAGCGATGCACCTCTTTGCCGGCATACAGGACATCGCACAGGAGATTCCCCGTCAGATGCCCCCCTTTCAGCAGCACCGCCGGTGCGCCCGTTTCAGCCAGAGCCGCGGCGACGTCGGCCATGTCCCTGGCGCCATTGACCTTCATGCCGGTAAGCGCTTCGGCTTCGGGAATATTGGGGGTGACCACACTGGCCAGCGGCAACAGGCGTTCGCGCAGCGCCGTCATCGCCGCCGGCTCCAGCAGCGCGTGCCCGCCCTTGGCGAACATGACGGGATCGACGACGATCGGCAGCGTGCCGGCGCGTTCTTCCAGAACGTCGCTGACGGCCTCGATGACCGCCGAATTGTGCAGCATGCCGGTCTTTATCGCGTCGGCGCCGAGGTCGTCCAGAACCACGCGCATCTGTTCCGCGATAAATGCGGGCTCAATGCCGACCACGCCGAACACACCCTGCGTATTTTGCGCGGTCAGCGCGGTCACCGCCGTCATCGCGAAGCCGCGTAGCGCGGTGACGCTCTTGATATCCGCCTGGATTCCCGCCCCGCCGCCGGAGTCGGAGCCTGCGACGATCAGGACGCGGCCCTGCATGGTCATGCGTGGCCCGTTTCCTCGATAACGCCGATAATATCGCCGACGATGCGGGTGACAAGCGTATCGTCGTCGCCTTCGGCCATGACGCGGATCACCGGTTCGGTGCCCGACTTGCGTATGACCAGTCGGCCGCCCTTGC
This Alphaproteobacteria bacterium DNA region includes the following protein-coding sequences:
- the thiD gene encoding bifunctional hydroxymethylpyrimidine kinase/phosphomethylpyrimidine kinase, which gives rise to MQGRVLIVAGSDSGGGAGIQADIKSVTALRGFAMTAVTALTAQNTQGVFGVVGIEPAFIAEQMRVVLDDLGADAIKTGMLHNSAVIEAVSDVLEERAGTLPIVVDPVMFAKGGHALLEPAAMTALRERLLPLASVVTPNIPEAEALTGMKVNGARDMADVAAALAETGAPAVLLKGGHLTGNLLCDVLYAGKEVHRWEDSRIDTPHTHGTGCTMASAIATGLAQGMSMRDAVARSRAYVRTAILQAPGYGHGHGPLDHGHTVGKFNY